The DNA segment AGACTGAACGTGGTTTTATTGTACAGAACCATACTATCCCATAGTTCGCTTACTTTGTCCACTGAAACGCTGATTCTATATATAAACTGACCACATATAAACAGGTTTATTGTGTTGAAAGTGATAGAATCACTAGGATCTGCTAGCCATGCACTAACAGCGTTTCGGTCTTCATGCAAGaggattgttttttttctaaccTGATCACATCTTCACGACTACGAACTTTTCTAAACGCAAAACATTGTACGGTCTATTTATGTATATACTGTGAACTAAAGACTAATGTTGAATGGTTAAATGAAGTTAATGAACAATCGCCTTTTGAAAATGACAAGAAATATGGTTtaattggcatttttttattacttaaatttaTACAGTGTCAACTAAGaccatttaaatgaacaaaataagattacatgtacatgtattttataataaaataacacttataaCGCAGAGAGATAAcatagtttaaaacaatgttacaaaGTCTAATGGTTGAAAACCAAGCGTTGGTAGATGAGTACATTATCAAGGCCAATTCCTTATAGAAAACCACGACAGTGGTCGTTGAAAGTGTGGCTGTGTACAGTTGCGGTGGCGTGTCAGTAGCCACGTGTCGTAtctctcctcctcctcctcctttAACGCCTCTGCCCTTTCAGCAACCGGCCGCCCCTTCCGTCTCATGGAGGTCGCCGAGGTTACAGGGAGTCGTCTGTGCTCATGACCATACGCTGGCAAGGCACGACTTTCAAAGGCATTTTTTCCGCTTTATCGCGCTCTGGATGAGCGGTATACGTCGAGATCTCATTTTCCGAACATTTTCTTCATAAAGTTATTACgcttttttctgtatttaagTCCCGATGTAGTTAACACTTCAAACACATGGTTTACAGTTTCTTGCTGGAAGGCCGAACACTCCAGGAAACAGTCCGCACCGATCTGCTTAGCGATCCGCTCGCCCTCCGCCGTGGTCACTTTATCAGTGTCAATGTCTTTTCTCAGATCCGTCTGAGTGGCGACCAATATAATAGGCTTGCGCCTGCGCGTGCAGTTGTTGACTTCTGGTACCCAGAAATCCTGGATGCTCTCGAGCGAGTTGCGGTCGGCGACGGAGTAACAGAGCACGAGCACCT comes from the Mya arenaria isolate MELC-2E11 chromosome 13, ASM2691426v1 genome and includes:
- the LOC128213692 gene encoding rho-related GTP-binding protein RhoJ-like, coding for MVLKEEKPVLVTLIGDAMIGKSTLVQAFMSQHLPQTSYVATVIDTYEGCLDVDGQKHNLSILDNAGQHDYGNMRSCSYKDSEVLVLCYSVADRNSLESIQDFWVPEVNNCTRRRKPIILVATQTDLRKDIDTDKVTTAEGERIAKQIGADCFLECSAFQQETVNHVFEVLTTSGLKYRKKRNNFMKKMFGK